One stretch of Gadus chalcogrammus isolate NIFS_2021 chromosome 14, NIFS_Gcha_1.0, whole genome shotgun sequence DNA includes these proteins:
- the LOC130402963 gene encoding E3 SUMO-protein ligase PIAS1-like isoform X3 — MAESAELKQMVMSLRVSELQVLLGYAGRNKHGRKHELLTKALHLLKAGCGPAVHVKIKELYRRRFPAKMVSPSELAPPVPHRPGSGPGGGGAAALPAGLSQLAYEGLGGAPSPAALLPLTLLGPGKHELSGLPPHHHLPASASLHPLHPDVKLQRLPFYDLLDELIKPTSLASDSSQRFQETCFAFALTPQQVQQISGSMDISGTKCDFSVQVQLRFCLSETSCPQEDHFPPNLCVKVNGKPCNLPGFLPPTKNGVEPKRPSRPINITSLVRLSTTVPNTIVASWTSEIGRSYSMAVYLVKQQSSTILLQRLRSKGIRNPDHSRALIKEKLTADPDSEIATTSLRVSLLCPLGKMRLTIPCRALTCSHLQCFDATLYLQMNEKKPTWVCPVCDKKAPYEHLIIDG, encoded by the exons CAAATGGTGATGAGCCTGCGCGTGTCGGAGCTGCAGGTACTGCTGGGCTACGCCGGGCGCAACAAGCACGGACGCAAGCACGAGCTGCTGACCAAGGCCCTGCACCTGCTGAAGGCCGGCTGCGGCCCCGCCGTGCACGTGAAGATCAAGGAGCTGTACAGACGCCGCTTCCCCGCCAAGATGGTGTCCCCCTCGGAGCTGGCCCCGCCCGTGCCGCACCGCCCGGGCTCCGGGCCCGGGGGAGGGGGCGCGGCGGCCCTGCCCGCCGGCCTCTCCCAGCTGGCCTACGAGGGTCTAGGCGGGGCCCCGTCGCCGGCCGCACTCCTGCCGCTTACCCTGCTGGGCCCCGGGAAGCATGAGCTGAGCGGCCTGCCGCCGCACCACCACCTGCCCGCCTCGGCCTCCCTGCACCCACTGCACCCCGACGTCAAGCTGCAGAGGCTGCCCTTCTACGACCTGCTGGATGAGCTCATCAAGCCCACCAGCCTAG ctTCAGACAGCAGCCAGCGGTTTCAGGAGACGTGTTTTGCCTTTGCGTTGACCCCACAGCAGGTCCAGCAGATAAGCGGCTCCAT GGACATCTCGGGGACCAAGTGTGACTTCTCAGTTCAGGTTCAGCTGaggttctgtctgtctgagacCAGCTGTCCACAGGAAGACCATTTTCCGCCCAATCTCTGCGTGAAAGTCAACGGGAAGCCCTGCAATCTGCCG GGTTTTCTTCCTCCAACCAAAAACGGCGTGGAGCCAAAGCGCCCCAGCCGCCCTATCAACATTACCTCCCTGGTGCGGTTGTCCACCACCGTGCCCAACACCATCGTGGCGTCCTGGACCTCAGAGATCGGACGG AGCTACTCCATGGCAGTGTACCTGGTGAAGCAGCAGTCGTCCACTATCTTGTTACAGAGGCTACGCTCCAAAGGCATCAGGAACCCAGACCACTCGCGAGCACTCA TCAAAGAGAAGCTCACAGCAGACCCGGACAGTGAGATAGCCACCACCAGCCTGCGGGTGTCCTTACTTTGCCCG CTGGGCAAGATGCGTCTGACCATCCCGTGCCGGGCACTCACCTGCTCCCACCTGCAGTGCTTCGACGCCACACTGTACCTGCAGATGAACGAGAAGAAGCCCACCTGGGTGTGTCCCGTCTGCGACAAGAAGGCGCCCTATGAGCACCTCATTATCGAcgggtag